In Mycobacterium sp. Aquia_216, a genomic segment contains:
- a CDS encoding LLM class F420-dependent oxidoreductase: protein MSTPRAKLSVSTPVVITMPQISAAWEKDASIEDLAQIAEAADRLGYHHLTCSEHVALPAVLEQQHRGTRYWDPLATLGYLAARTQRIRLATNVLVLAYHHPLEIAKRYGTLDKVSNGRLILGVGVGSLKEEFDLLGAPFDDRGPRGDDALRALRASLSVSEPAYQGEFYSFGGMVVDPCAVQDRVPIWIGGRTLRSLRRAATLADGWAPFNVTLHQAREWLGRFELPAGFEVVLPPPKPLDPINDADRTREVLADTAAHGATIISAWFTHTSAQHYVENLHALAELHSPGVEGSV, encoded by the coding sequence ATGAGCACCCCCCGCGCAAAGCTGTCGGTGTCCACACCGGTGGTGATCACAATGCCCCAGATCAGTGCCGCCTGGGAGAAGGACGCTTCGATCGAGGACCTGGCTCAGATCGCTGAAGCGGCCGACCGGCTGGGCTACCACCACTTGACCTGCAGTGAGCACGTCGCATTACCGGCAGTACTAGAACAGCAGCACCGCGGCACCCGGTACTGGGACCCGCTGGCGACGTTGGGCTACCTGGCCGCGCGCACACAGCGAATACGGCTGGCTACCAACGTGTTAGTACTCGCCTACCACCACCCGCTGGAAATCGCCAAGCGTTACGGCACGTTGGACAAGGTCAGCAACGGCCGTCTGATTCTCGGCGTCGGCGTCGGGAGTCTGAAAGAGGAGTTCGACCTGCTCGGGGCTCCGTTCGACGATCGAGGGCCGCGCGGCGACGACGCGCTGCGGGCGCTGCGCGCATCCTTGTCGGTTTCCGAACCCGCCTACCAGGGCGAGTTCTATTCGTTCGGTGGCATGGTCGTCGACCCGTGTGCGGTCCAGGATCGCGTACCGATCTGGATCGGTGGGCGCACCCTGCGGTCGCTGCGCCGCGCGGCAACCTTGGCGGACGGGTGGGCGCCTTTCAATGTGACACTGCACCAGGCCCGGGAATGGTTGGGACGCTTCGAACTTCCGGCCGGATTTGAGGTGGTGCTGCCGCCGCCGAAACCGCTGGACCCGATCAATGATGCCGACCGCACCCGCGAAGTGCTCGCCGATACCGCTGCGCACGGCGCCACCATCATCAGCGCCTGGTTCACCCATACCTCGGCGCAGCACTATGTAGAAAATCTGCACGCCCTGGCCGAGCTTCATTCGCCTGGCGTCGAAGGCTCCGTGTGA
- a CDS encoding FAD-dependent monooxygenase gives MTDEHADVVIAGAGPNGLLLACELALAGIRPVVLDQLPGPSAEPKANGLVGQVVRALDMRGLYRAFTGDEDPPRPVPGGRFAAMTLNFLDVPDNPMYMLRMPQPRLVRLLEKRARDLGVDLRWGHTVVDVQPGPESVALQISSPERDYVVAAEYVVGADGGHSLVRKTLGIDFPGSTAPTVSRIAHVHIPDQMHRPDGSIDIPGFGTLPFGHTRLDRGGIIYAEFEPGRSLLGTIEFCPPVAEVPMSLAELRDSANRILGVDLSFEEPIGTGPHALRRINGQNTRIAQRYRDGRVFLLGDAAHVHSPLGGPGLNLGLQDTMNLGWKLAAHINGTAPAGLLDTYQSERYPVGQRVMMHSLSQTALMAPGPEVTALRTLFGEMFTVPEVQKRMAALLAGSDVTYDVGDDHPLSGRLVPDLTLDDGRRIAELLHDARPVLLDLDGSAGPALHGWTDRVDTVSASMADRPAAGLLIRPDGYIAWAADTFGPAEEAGLRAGLQRWFGDPRAK, from the coding sequence ATGACTGACGAACACGCCGACGTCGTCATCGCCGGCGCCGGACCCAACGGCCTGCTGCTGGCCTGCGAGCTCGCGCTGGCCGGGATACGGCCCGTCGTGCTCGACCAACTTCCCGGCCCTAGCGCCGAACCCAAGGCCAACGGCCTTGTCGGACAGGTGGTTCGCGCGCTGGACATGCGCGGGCTGTATCGGGCGTTCACCGGCGACGAGGACCCGCCGCGGCCCGTCCCCGGCGGCAGATTCGCGGCCATGACCCTGAACTTCCTCGACGTGCCGGACAATCCGATGTACATGCTGCGCATGCCGCAGCCTCGCCTGGTACGGCTGCTGGAGAAGCGGGCGCGCGACCTCGGGGTCGACCTGCGCTGGGGCCACACGGTCGTCGACGTACAGCCGGGGCCGGAATCCGTTGCACTGCAAATATCGTCGCCAGAGCGAGACTACGTCGTCGCCGCCGAATATGTCGTCGGCGCCGACGGGGGCCACAGCCTGGTCCGCAAGACACTGGGCATCGACTTCCCCGGCAGCACCGCCCCCACGGTAAGCCGGATCGCCCATGTGCACATCCCCGACCAGATGCATCGCCCCGACGGGAGCATCGACATACCGGGATTCGGCACGCTGCCGTTTGGGCACACCCGACTCGATCGCGGCGGCATCATCTACGCCGAGTTCGAGCCCGGCCGATCGCTGCTCGGCACCATCGAATTCTGCCCGCCCGTCGCGGAGGTGCCGATGAGCCTGGCCGAACTGCGCGACAGCGCCAATCGCATACTCGGCGTGGATCTTTCGTTTGAGGAACCGATAGGTACCGGGCCGCACGCCCTGCGCCGGATCAACGGACAGAACACCCGCATCGCGCAGCGCTATCGCGACGGTCGCGTCTTTCTGCTCGGCGACGCCGCCCACGTGCACAGCCCGCTCGGCGGTCCCGGGCTGAACCTGGGCCTGCAAGACACGATGAACCTCGGCTGGAAGCTGGCAGCCCACATCAACGGCACAGCGCCCGCCGGATTGCTCGACACCTACCAGTCCGAGCGCTACCCGGTGGGCCAGCGCGTCATGATGCACTCGCTGTCACAGACCGCGTTGATGGCTCCCGGGCCCGAAGTCACGGCATTGCGAACGCTGTTCGGCGAGATGTTCACCGTCCCGGAAGTGCAAAAACGTATGGCCGCGCTACTGGCCGGCTCCGACGTGACGTACGACGTGGGTGACGATCATCCGCTCTCGGGCCGCCTCGTGCCCGACTTGACCCTTGATGACGGCCGACGGATCGCCGAACTCCTGCACGACGCCCGCCCGGTGCTGCTCGACCTCGACGGGAGCGCCGGGCCAGCACTGCACGGCTGGACCGATCGCGTCGACACCGTCAGCGCCTCGATGGCCGACCGGCCCGCCGCGGGGCTGCTGATCCGGCCCGACGGCTACATCGCCTGGGCAGCAGATACATTCGGGCCAGCCGAGGAAGCCGGCCTGCGCGCCGGGCTACAGCGCTGGTTCGGGGATCCTCGCGCAAAGTAG
- a CDS encoding alpha/beta hydrolase: MLEVIEKGPGRDSAKPPVLFVHGAWHGAWCWDEYFLDFFAEKGYRTVALSLRGHGNSTAPRSMRWCSIADFVDDVEAVANGLPERPVVVGHSLGGFVVQKYLESHHAPAAVLLASAPPSGITGFLLRRFKRHPWHTAAALARTRSLRGVGGTPELARETFFSASTPDADVARYTALLCEEYAVRIASDMVWQSLPKPHLVTAPLLVLGADEDVCFTRQEVHSTAAAYRTEAEFFPNMSHDMMLDPGWASVADRIHRWLETLAAQGESASPRTARQALDAVEERRA, from the coding sequence ATGCTTGAGGTAATCGAAAAGGGACCGGGCCGCGATTCTGCAAAACCCCCGGTGCTTTTTGTGCACGGCGCCTGGCACGGAGCCTGGTGCTGGGACGAATATTTCTTGGACTTCTTCGCCGAGAAGGGCTATCGAACGGTGGCGTTGAGCCTCCGCGGCCATGGAAACAGCACCGCACCAAGGTCCATGCGATGGTGTTCCATCGCGGACTTCGTTGACGACGTCGAAGCGGTCGCCAACGGCCTCCCCGAACGCCCGGTCGTAGTCGGTCACTCCCTGGGCGGCTTCGTCGTGCAAAAGTACCTGGAATCCCACCACGCCCCGGCCGCCGTGCTGCTCGCATCCGCGCCCCCGAGCGGGATTACCGGATTCTTGCTGCGCAGGTTCAAACGACACCCGTGGCACACCGCGGCGGCGCTGGCCAGAACGAGGTCGTTGCGCGGCGTCGGCGGCACACCCGAGTTAGCCCGAGAAACCTTCTTCTCGGCATCGACTCCGGACGCCGACGTGGCGCGCTACACCGCGCTGCTCTGCGAGGAGTATGCGGTGAGGATCGCGAGTGACATGGTGTGGCAGAGCCTGCCCAAACCGCACCTCGTCACCGCACCGCTATTGGTTCTCGGAGCCGACGAGGACGTCTGCTTCACGCGACAAGAGGTCCATTCCACCGCAGCGGCGTATCGGACCGAGGCGGAGTTCTTCCCCAACATGAGCCACGACATGATGCTCGATCCCGGGTGGGCCTCCGTGGCCGACCGCATCCATAGGTGGCTCGAAACGCTTGCCGCACAGGGTGAGTCAGCGTCACCGCGTACTGCACGGCAGGCGCTTGATGCCGTGGAAGAACGACGAGCGTAG
- a CDS encoding TetR/AcrR family transcriptional regulator C-terminal domain-containing protein, producing MVATGNQVTTPAGARRAYGGLDREEVIVALRDLAKRVGLQRVTMRELASELGAAVPSVYYHVPNKQTALELVAESVLAEIPLPDAGPWDTRLIELYCAAREMILGVPGVAGILQTGTGNEPARRLDRHSRGLLAEAGLAKAAAAAAHTVLYTYLLGSITLEEARSAGATSRGRRQTTTHFRAGLDVIVAGIKSSAREE from the coding sequence GTGGTAGCCACCGGGAATCAGGTCACGACGCCGGCCGGAGCGCGCCGCGCTTACGGCGGGCTGGATCGCGAGGAGGTGATTGTCGCGTTGCGTGATTTGGCGAAGCGCGTGGGCCTGCAGCGGGTGACCATGCGCGAGCTCGCGTCCGAACTCGGCGCCGCCGTGCCCTCGGTGTACTACCACGTCCCCAATAAGCAGACGGCACTCGAGCTGGTTGCCGAGTCCGTGCTGGCGGAAATACCGCTCCCGGACGCCGGGCCGTGGGACACCAGGCTCATCGAGCTGTACTGTGCTGCACGGGAAATGATCCTCGGTGTGCCCGGCGTCGCGGGCATCCTGCAAACCGGTACCGGCAACGAGCCCGCCCGTCGGCTCGATCGGCACAGCCGGGGCCTGCTCGCCGAGGCCGGACTCGCGAAAGCCGCTGCGGCTGCCGCCCATACGGTGTTGTACACCTACCTGTTGGGTTCGATAACTCTGGAGGAAGCACGCTCGGCCGGCGCCACATCGCGCGGCAGACGCCAGACTACAACACACTTTCGCGCCGGGCTGGACGTGATCGTCGCCGGGATCAAGTCATCCGCACGGGAGGAATGA
- the alsS gene encoding acetolactate synthase AlsS, with protein MNSTNPGKLVRSAQKVVDVLSAQGVEYVFGVPGAKIDAVYDALLDGGPQLVVCRHEQNAAFIAGAIGRLTGTPGVVLVTSGPGTTNLVTGLLTANTEQDPVVALCGAVGRKDRLKRTHQSMDAAALLRTVTKFTGEVNDPDNVAEAVVGAFRAAVSEPRGAAAVVLPADVLATPTTAGITARVPIPPLSSAPAAAIAGASQLIRAARRPAVLVGIRGADPESCTALRHLVAATGLPVVETFQAAGVISRALEDNFLGRVGLFRNQPGDVIVARSDVLITIGYDSVEYDPVLWNNDVERTIIHIDSLPAEIDNHYQPTRELLGNVAATLDALTDNLAGLALTNEYRSDIAEQRNALDEIDIAECDHQPDGPELNPVAVLLRLREELGDEATIACDVGSVYIYLARHFRVYEPRRLLFSNGQQTLGVALPWAMAACLARPGTPVVSVSGDGGFLFSAQELETATRLGLSFTHIVLRDNSYDMVGFQEILKYGRKSGVQLGDYDIVSYAASFGAHGYRVKTLDEFGATLRQALVEEGPSLIDVPVDYSRNTELAAHLHDDTFE; from the coding sequence ATGAATTCCACGAACCCCGGTAAGCTCGTACGCAGCGCGCAAAAGGTCGTCGACGTGTTGTCGGCGCAGGGCGTCGAATACGTCTTCGGAGTGCCGGGCGCCAAGATCGACGCCGTGTACGACGCACTGCTCGACGGCGGACCGCAGCTGGTGGTGTGTCGCCACGAACAGAATGCGGCGTTCATCGCCGGTGCGATCGGCCGCCTCACCGGTACTCCGGGTGTCGTGCTGGTGACCTCCGGGCCGGGAACCACGAATCTCGTTACCGGCCTGCTGACCGCGAACACCGAACAAGATCCCGTGGTCGCGTTGTGCGGGGCGGTCGGCCGCAAGGACCGGCTCAAGCGCACCCACCAGTCGATGGATGCCGCGGCGCTGCTGAGAACAGTCACCAAGTTCACCGGCGAGGTCAACGACCCCGACAACGTCGCCGAGGCCGTCGTCGGAGCCTTCCGCGCCGCCGTTAGTGAGCCGCGTGGCGCCGCCGCGGTCGTCCTGCCCGCCGACGTGCTGGCCACCCCGACCACCGCGGGAATCACCGCTCGGGTGCCGATCCCGCCACTGTCAAGTGCACCGGCGGCGGCGATTGCGGGGGCCAGCCAGCTGATCCGCGCCGCGCGACGGCCAGCAGTGCTGGTCGGAATCCGCGGCGCCGATCCGGAGAGCTGCACCGCCCTGCGTCACTTGGTCGCCGCCACCGGCCTACCCGTCGTGGAGACGTTCCAAGCCGCGGGCGTGATCTCCCGCGCACTGGAGGACAATTTTTTGGGCAGGGTAGGTCTTTTCCGCAACCAGCCCGGCGACGTCATCGTCGCCCGCTCCGACGTCTTGATCACGATCGGATACGACTCCGTCGAATACGATCCCGTGCTCTGGAACAACGACGTTGAGCGCACCATCATCCACATCGACTCGCTGCCCGCCGAGATCGACAACCACTATCAGCCGACCCGCGAGCTGCTCGGCAACGTCGCGGCCACTCTCGACGCGCTGACCGACAACCTCGCCGGCCTCGCCCTGACGAACGAGTATCGCTCCGACATCGCCGAACAACGAAACGCCTTGGATGAGATCGATATAGCCGAATGTGATCACCAACCCGACGGCCCGGAGCTCAATCCGGTTGCCGTGTTACTACGGCTCCGCGAAGAACTCGGTGACGAGGCCACGATTGCCTGCGACGTCGGCTCGGTCTACATTTACCTGGCCCGTCATTTCCGCGTCTACGAGCCGCGACGGCTGCTCTTTTCCAACGGCCAACAAACCTTGGGTGTCGCGTTGCCCTGGGCGATGGCCGCGTGCCTGGCCCGGCCCGGCACACCCGTGGTCTCCGTGTCCGGCGACGGCGGATTCCTCTTTTCCGCACAAGAACTCGAGACCGCAACCCGTCTCGGGTTGAGCTTCACCCACATCGTGCTGCGTGACAACAGCTACGACATGGTCGGATTCCAAGAGATCCTGAAGTACGGACGCAAATCCGGTGTACAGCTTGGCGACTACGACATCGTCTCTTATGCAGCGTCATTCGGCGCCCACGGCTACCGCGTCAAGACACTCGACGAATTCGGCGCCACCCTGCGCCAAGCGCTGGTGGAGGAAGGCCCTTCCCTGATCGACGTCCCCGTCGATTACAGCCGCAACACCGAACTCGCCGCGCACCTGCACGACGACACATTCGAATAA
- the budA gene encoding acetolactate decarboxylase, whose translation MNARSGAHDHFRHWAATLLAHQRAASGEEAEVYQFSTISALLEGVYDGDVTVAEILRHGDFGLGTFNHLDGEMVIIDGICYRLRADGTATRAAPSDRTPFAAVTRFHGDFEIDIQDSTNQSEVLNAIDHRIESANLIYAIRVTGQFSDLHTRTVMEQHPPYPPLTKATEGQAETRFTDVAGVLVGFRTPQFQQGISVAGYHLHFLDSDRTSGGHVLDFTLEQGKAAVSAASQLHLSLPTSGAFLDARLSGDDLSEQISKAEGGQGNQDGR comes from the coding sequence ATGAATGCCAGATCGGGTGCACACGACCACTTCCGTCACTGGGCTGCAACGCTTCTCGCGCATCAGCGAGCCGCTTCCGGCGAGGAGGCCGAGGTATATCAGTTCTCGACGATCAGCGCCCTCCTCGAAGGCGTCTACGACGGCGACGTGACCGTCGCCGAGATTCTGCGGCACGGCGACTTCGGTTTGGGCACCTTCAATCACCTCGATGGTGAGATGGTCATCATCGACGGCATCTGCTATCGCTTGCGTGCCGACGGAACCGCCACTCGCGCAGCGCCCTCCGATCGCACACCGTTCGCGGCGGTGACCCGATTTCACGGCGATTTCGAGATCGACATCCAAGATTCCACCAACCAGTCGGAGGTACTCAACGCGATCGACCACAGAATCGAAAGTGCCAACCTGATCTACGCGATCCGCGTCACCGGACAGTTCTCCGACCTGCACACCCGCACCGTCATGGAGCAGCATCCGCCCTATCCGCCACTGACGAAAGCGACCGAAGGCCAGGCCGAAACCCGATTCACCGACGTGGCCGGTGTTCTGGTCGGCTTTCGCACCCCGCAGTTCCAACAGGGAATCTCGGTGGCCGGGTATCACCTGCACTTCCTCGACAGTGATCGCACAAGCGGCGGCCATGTCCTCGACTTCACCCTCGAGCAGGGAAAGGCCGCGGTGAGCGCTGCATCGCAACTGCATCTGAGCCTGCCGACCTCCGGGGCGTTTCTCGACGCGCGCCTTTCCGGAGATGACCTCTCCGAGCAAATCAGCAAAGCCGAAGGCGGCCAGGGCAACCAGGATGGCCGCTAA
- a CDS encoding glycosyltransferase, whose amino-acid sequence MRVVQVANFYGPRSGGLRTAVDRLGAEYSANGHEVFLIVPGPRAERTLLATGVVRITMPAWLIPFTAGYRAVMPGPVKALLEALQPDALEVSDRLTLRSLGRWGREHGATTVMISHERLDRLAGQVLPRRPARSLADFANGRTAADYDTVVCTTGFAREEFDRIGAKNVVTVPLGVDLKTFHPNRHSPLVRRQWATPKQLLLVHCGRLSVEKRADRSIDALAALCDSGVDARLVVMGEGPMRAKLQRQATGLPVDFTGFVSDRDSVAGLLASADVTLAPGPHETFGLAALESLACGTPAVVSRTSALTEIITPDSGASADNHPEAIARAVGTVISLPEYHRRTSARRRAENFTWQRAAAGMLATLGPVIAGPDDDSEHTA is encoded by the coding sequence ATGCGCGTTGTTCAGGTCGCCAACTTCTATGGCCCTCGGTCCGGCGGCCTTCGCACCGCGGTCGATCGATTGGGCGCGGAATACAGCGCCAACGGCCACGAAGTGTTTTTGATCGTTCCCGGTCCGCGCGCGGAGCGTACGCTGCTGGCGACCGGTGTGGTGCGAATCACTATGCCCGCCTGGTTGATTCCCTTCACCGCTGGTTACCGCGCGGTGATGCCGGGTCCCGTCAAGGCGCTGCTGGAGGCACTGCAGCCCGACGCATTGGAAGTTTCCGACCGACTCACGCTGCGATCGCTGGGGCGGTGGGGCCGCGAACACGGCGCCACGACGGTGATGATTTCGCATGAGCGCCTGGATCGCCTTGCCGGTCAAGTACTTCCGCGTCGACCCGCGCGCAGCCTCGCCGACTTTGCCAACGGCCGCACTGCCGCCGACTACGACACCGTGGTGTGTACCACCGGATTCGCGCGCGAGGAGTTCGACCGCATCGGCGCGAAGAACGTCGTCACCGTACCCCTGGGCGTCGACCTGAAGACCTTCCATCCGAACCGGCACTCTCCCCTGGTTCGCCGGCAATGGGCCACTCCGAAGCAGCTCCTGCTGGTCCACTGCGGCCGGTTGTCGGTCGAGAAGCGGGCCGACCGCAGCATCGACGCGCTGGCGGCGTTGTGCGATTCCGGCGTGGATGCCCGACTGGTCGTCATGGGCGAGGGACCCATGCGGGCCAAGTTGCAACGACAGGCCACCGGGCTGCCGGTCGACTTCACCGGGTTCGTCTCCGACCGCGACAGCGTCGCCGGGCTGCTGGCCTCGGCAGACGTCACCCTGGCACCGGGACCGCACGAAACGTTCGGCTTGGCCGCGCTGGAATCGCTGGCATGTGGCACCCCGGCCGTGGTCTCGCGTACCTCCGCGCTCACCGAGATCATCACCCCGGACAGCGGAGCCTCGGCCGACAATCACCCGGAGGCCATCGCCAGGGCGGTCGGCACCGTCATCAGCCTGCCCGAATATCACCGCCGGACCAGCGCGCGACGCCGCGCGGAGAACTTCACCTGGCAGCGGGCCGCGGCCGGCATGCTGGCAACGCTGGGACCCGTAATCGCCGGCCCGGACGACGATTCCGAGCACACCGCATAG
- a CDS encoding cytochrome P450 produces the protein MNIPKPNVVGSLVVENQQTVFDRDAASVLDPDTFVAGAPFDALARLRVGSPVHPVQLPGLPRAWLLTKHADVRLVSRDTDTFTSSKGNTLVEVEAGPNSALLPGIDPPRHVHYRKLINQGFTVRNVQRLEPHMRKVARDIVADITAKGEFDAVTDISAEMSLQVIADVLGVPAGDRMEVFRWSNAIGSLGIEDPDYAPTPEALGQAAAEMFAYCGELVAHRRKHGLTDDILSALLAAEVDGEKLNRDQLNEFFLLLAIAGNETTRNTLSHGILALSEHPEQQAVLAGDLGAVKTAVEELLRWATPVMHFRRTVTRDVEIRGQHIPAGDWVLLHYLSANRDEEVFDRADEFDVARPDAGHAAFGGGGVHFCLGAQLARLELRVMLEELYPNVPGLTVTGPPDRLRSSFFHGIKRLPCSTR, from the coding sequence ATGAACATCCCGAAGCCGAACGTGGTGGGATCGCTGGTCGTCGAGAACCAGCAGACAGTTTTCGACCGCGATGCCGCTTCGGTACTCGACCCCGACACCTTCGTCGCCGGAGCCCCGTTCGATGCGTTGGCCCGGTTACGGGTGGGCTCACCGGTACACCCGGTGCAACTACCTGGGTTACCCAGGGCATGGCTGCTGACAAAGCATGCCGACGTGCGACTGGTCAGCCGCGACACCGACACCTTCACCAGCAGCAAGGGCAACACCTTGGTCGAGGTCGAGGCGGGACCGAACTCCGCGCTGCTACCGGGTATCGACCCACCCCGGCACGTCCACTACCGCAAGCTGATCAATCAGGGCTTCACCGTCCGCAATGTGCAGCGCCTGGAACCGCACATGCGCAAAGTGGCCCGAGACATCGTCGCCGACATCACCGCCAAGGGTGAATTCGACGCCGTGACAGACATTTCCGCGGAGATGTCGCTGCAGGTGATCGCCGACGTGCTCGGGGTGCCCGCCGGAGACCGGATGGAAGTTTTCCGCTGGAGCAACGCGATCGGAAGCCTCGGTATCGAAGACCCCGACTACGCGCCCACGCCGGAAGCACTCGGACAGGCTGCTGCCGAAATGTTCGCCTACTGCGGTGAATTGGTGGCACACCGGCGCAAGCACGGGCTCACCGACGACATCTTGTCGGCACTGCTGGCCGCCGAGGTTGACGGCGAAAAGCTCAATCGCGACCAGCTGAACGAGTTCTTCCTGCTGCTGGCGATTGCCGGCAACGAAACTACCCGCAACACCCTGAGCCACGGCATCCTGGCGCTATCCGAACATCCCGAGCAGCAGGCCGTGCTTGCCGGTGATCTCGGCGCGGTCAAGACGGCGGTGGAGGAACTGCTGCGCTGGGCCACGCCGGTCATGCACTTTCGTCGTACCGTCACCCGCGACGTCGAAATCCGTGGGCAGCACATCCCCGCGGGGGACTGGGTGTTGCTGCACTACTTGTCGGCCAATCGCGACGAGGAGGTGTTCGATCGAGCCGACGAGTTCGACGTCGCTCGCCCCGATGCCGGTCACGCCGCATTCGGGGGCGGCGGAGTGCATTTTTGCCTCGGCGCTCAGCTCGCCCGTCTGGAACTGCGCGTCATGCTCGAAGAGCTGTACCCGAACGTGCCGGGACTGACGGTCACCGGGCCACCCGACCGGCTACGCTCGTCGTTCTTCCACGGCATCAAGCGCCTGCCGTGCAGTACGCGGTGA
- a CDS encoding SDR family NAD(P)-dependent oxidoreductase yields MTGRLEGKVAIITGASTGLGPILGSVFVREGARVLLAARREELVREAAATAGSGAIAMRADVTDEEDVAAMVARAVDEFGHVDVLCNNAAAPGQDRWIWEQTLDNWNATIAIDVTAAMLCTREVLNQSMLQRRRGVILNFSSTAGYNGMVRKTHYVTAKASLRAFTKTVALEVGPYGIRCNCIVPGIIDTDLWRNWLQRTADEQGIEVADLRAKSLKRLALQDVSSPDDVSNLALFLASDESRTITGQSIPVDAGGYMQG; encoded by the coding sequence ATGACAGGCCGGCTCGAGGGCAAGGTGGCGATTATCACGGGGGCAAGCACCGGCCTGGGACCGATTCTGGGATCGGTGTTCGTCCGCGAAGGCGCGCGGGTACTGCTCGCCGCTCGGCGCGAAGAGCTGGTCCGCGAAGCCGCGGCCACGGCCGGCTCCGGCGCGATCGCGATGCGGGCGGACGTCACGGATGAGGAAGACGTCGCCGCCATGGTGGCACGCGCGGTCGATGAGTTCGGGCACGTCGACGTCCTGTGCAACAACGCGGCGGCGCCGGGACAAGACCGCTGGATCTGGGAGCAGACCCTCGACAATTGGAATGCCACCATCGCCATCGACGTTACCGCCGCGATGCTGTGCACCCGCGAAGTGCTCAACCAGTCGATGCTGCAACGCCGGCGCGGAGTCATCCTGAACTTCTCCTCCACCGCGGGCTACAACGGCATGGTCCGCAAGACCCATTACGTCACCGCGAAGGCATCGCTGCGTGCTTTCACGAAGACCGTTGCGCTCGAGGTCGGCCCATACGGCATCCGGTGTAATTGCATCGTGCCGGGCATCATCGACACCGACCTATGGCGCAATTGGCTGCAACGCACGGCCGACGAGCAGGGTATCGAGGTCGCGGATCTACGCGCAAAGTCCCTGAAACGCCTGGCATTGCAGGATGTTTCGTCGCCTGACGATGTGTCCAACCTGGCGTTGTTCTTGGCCAGCGACGAGAGCCGCACCATCACAGGGCAATCGATCCCTGTCGACGCCGGAGGATACATGCAAGGATGA
- a CDS encoding sulfurtransferase encodes MDARDQVLITATELADLIEAGDQLTILDVRWRLDEPDGRAAYLDGHLPGAVYVSLDEDLSDHTVTGRGRHPLPSGRSLEAAARRWGIGQDSLVVVYDDWNRAGSARAWWVLTAAGLTNVRILDGGLGAWRAAGRSLETGAVTPPAGNVTVPHDDLYTGARRTLTAEQAGAGAVTLLDARAPERYRGDTEPVDAVAGHIPGARNLPSGSVLAADGTFLGNYALAQQLSDRGIDCAGPLGAYCGSGVTAAIVIAALAATGCEAALYPGSWSEWSSDPSHPVARGPE; translated from the coding sequence GTGGATGCGCGCGACCAGGTGCTGATCACCGCCACGGAGTTGGCGGACCTTATCGAGGCCGGCGACCAACTGACCATTTTGGACGTTCGTTGGCGACTCGACGAGCCCGATGGACGGGCCGCCTACCTGGACGGTCACCTCCCCGGCGCGGTGTATGTGTCACTCGACGAGGACCTCAGCGATCACACGGTCACCGGACGTGGGCGTCACCCACTGCCCTCGGGACGAAGCCTGGAGGCCGCCGCACGCCGCTGGGGTATCGGGCAAGACTCGTTGGTCGTGGTCTATGACGACTGGAACCGAGCGGGCTCAGCGCGGGCATGGTGGGTGTTGACCGCGGCCGGGCTAACGAATGTCCGCATCCTGGACGGCGGCCTGGGCGCATGGCGGGCGGCTGGACGAAGTCTCGAGACGGGCGCGGTCACCCCGCCGGCGGGGAATGTGACTGTGCCCCATGATGATTTGTATACGGGAGCTCGCCGCACCCTGACCGCCGAACAAGCCGGCGCGGGTGCCGTGACGCTGCTCGATGCGCGTGCCCCGGAACGTTATCGCGGTGACACTGAACCCGTCGACGCTGTCGCGGGCCACATCCCCGGCGCGCGGAACCTGCCCAGCGGCTCCGTGCTGGCCGCCGACGGCACCTTTCTCGGCAACTACGCGCTCGCCCAGCAGTTGTCCGACCGCGGCATCGACTGTGCCGGGCCGTTGGGCGCCTACTGCGGCTCCGGCGTAACCGCCGCCATCGTGATCGCGGCGCTCGCGGCGACGGGTTGCGAGGCGGCACTGTACCCGGGGTCGTGGTCCGAGTGGTCGTCGGATCCGAGTCACCCCGTCGCTCGCGGTCCCGAATAG